The Nocardia sp. BMG51109 nucleotide sequence CCAGATCATGGCCGCCGCCAGCTCGACGCTCAAGAAGGTCTTCCTGGAGCTGGGCGGCAAGTCGGCGCAGATCCTGCTCGACGACGCCGACTACAACATGGCCGCGGTGTTCGCGGCGTTCAGCATCGCCAGCCACGCCGGCCAGGGCTGCGCGCTGACCACCCGCGTGCTGGTCCCGCGCCAGGACCACGACAAGGTGGCCGAGCTGATCGCCGGCATGATGGGCAACATCAGCTACGGCGACCCGAACGACCCGAAAACCTATATGGGCCCGCTGATCAGCGAGCGCCAGCGCGACAAGGTCGACGGCATGGTGCAGCGCGCGATCGCCGCCGGCGCGACCCTCGTGACCGGCGGCGAGAAGGTCGACCCCGGCTACTTCTACAAGCCCACCCTGCTGTCGAACGTCGATCCGGACAGCGAGATCGCGCAGGAGGAGGTGTTCGGCCCGGTGCTGGCGCTGATCCCGTACTCGGGCGGCGACGAGGAGGCGGTCCGCATCGCGAACAACTCCATCTACGGGCTGTCCGGCGCGGTGAACAGCGCCGACGCCGACCGCGCGAAGGCGGTCGCGCGGCGCATCCGCACCGGCACGATGAGCATCAACGGCGGCAACTACTTCCACCCCGACGCGCCCTTCGGCGGCTACAAGCAGTCGGGGATCGGCCGCGAGATGGGCCGGCAGGGCCTGGAGGAGTTCCTGGAGAACAAGACCTTGGCGGAGGTGCTGTCGTGAGCAAGCCACTGGAGGGCATCCGGGTGCTCGAGGTCGCGATGTACGGGTTCGTCCCGTCGGCGGGCGCGGTGCTGTCGGACTGGGGCGCGGATGTCGTGAAGGTCGAGCACGCCGTGACCGGCGACCCGCAGCGCGGGCTGCGCCGGGTGGGCGCGTTCTCGGTCGAGGGCGACCCGAATCCCAATGTGGAGCATGCCAATCGGGGCAAGCGCAGCATCGGCGTCGACATGTCGGTCGCCGAGGGCCGCGAGGTGATCTACGACCTGGCCCGCCGCGCGGACGTGTTCCTCACCAGCTTCCTGCCGCAGGCGCGCACCAAGTTCGGCATCGACGTGGACGACATCCGCGCGGTGAACCCGGCCATCGTGTATGCGCGCGGCAGTGCGCTGGGCCCGCGCGGCGTCGAGGCGGACCGGGGCGGCTACGACATGACCGCGTTCTGGTGCCGCGGCGGCGTCGCGGGCACCGTCACCCCGCCCGGCACCGAGGGCATGATCTCGCCGCCCGGACCGGCCTTCGGCGACACCATCTCCGGCACCAACCTGGCCGGCGGCATCGCGGCCGCGCTGGTGAAGCGGGAGCGGACCGGGGAGCCGTCGATCGTGGACGTCTCGCTGCTGGGCAGCGGCGTGTGGTCGATCGGGCACTCGGTCGCGCTGTCGGCCCAGCAGGGCATGCCGATGACGGCGCCGGTGCCGGGAGCCCATGGGGCGCCGACCAATCCGCTGTCGGGGCTGTACGCCACCGCCGACGATCGCTACCTGTCGTTCGTGATGTTGCAGCCGGCCAAGTTCTGGGCCGACGTGTGCCGCCACATCGATCGGCCGGAGCTGGCCGACGATCCGCGCTTCGCCGACGCCGCGAAGATCGCCGAGAACACCGCCGAGGCGGTGGCCGTCCTGCGCGAGGTGATCAAGAAGCGCACACTGGCCGAATGGACCGAACGCTTCGCGACCCTCGCCGGGCCGTGGGCGCCGGTGCAGGACTCGCAGCAGTTGCTCGCCGACGCCCAGATCCGGGCGAACGAATACCTGTTGCGCGCGGGCGAACTGGAGCTGGTCTCCAGTCCGGTGCAGTTCGACGTCGGCGCGCCGGAACTGCGGCCCGGACCGGAGTTCGCCGCGCAGACCGAGGAGGTCCTGCTCGAGCTCGGGCTGGACTGGGACCGCATCATTGCGCTCAAGACCGCCGGCGCGGTCTCCTAGAGCCCGGAGCACGCAGAAAGGGGCTGACCATGCCGTACGTCGCGTCGATGGGGACGTATCTGCCCTGCTGGGGCGGCCCGCACAGCCGAGTCCTCGGCGACGACGAGGACGCCGTGACGCTCGCCGTGGAGGCGGGGCGGGCCGCCCTGGCCGGCGGCTCGCCGGTGGAACGGGTGGTGCTGGTCAGCCGCGATCTGCCGCTGGTGGACGGCAGTAATGCCGCGGTGCTGCTGGCCGGTCTGGGGCTGGATCCGGAGCTGGAGGTGATCGAGCGGCTCGGCGGTGCGCCGGCGGCGCTCGACGCGCTGAGTTCGGCCCGGCCCCGCACCCTGGTCATCGGCGTCGACACCGAGCCGGCCGGCGCGGCCGCGGCGTGTGTGTCCGAACGCGACGGGTTGCAGGTGCGCATCGCCTCCCGGGTGGCGCGCAGCCTCCCGGCGCGGACGCGCAACGCGGTCGGCACCGTGCACGACTACGGCGATCCGCGGCTGCTGCACGAGCGGGGCCTGGTGGCGTCGCTGTCGGCGGCGTGGCTGGATACGCCCGTGGCGGTGGCCGGTGTCGAGCACAAGCAGGCGTCGGCGCTGTGCCTGGATCCGCCCCGATTGTCCACCGCCGGTGCGAGTTCCGGGTTGTTCGGGCTGGCGTGGATGGCCGAGCACGACGCCGCCGGGCTGCTGGTCGGGGTCGAGCAGGCGAATCTGTCCGGGGTGACGGTGGTGCCCGGCCCGACCGCGGTGCGGCGCACCGAACCGCCCGCCCGGTCGCTGCCCGAGGGGGAGTACCTGCCCGGCGGCGACCTGCCGATCTCGCTGGCCGCCTACGAGCGGGCGTTCGAGGCCAAGGTGCGCTGGGAGGCCGGCCGCCACGAGGGCAGCGCGGAACTGGACTTCCCGCCGCGCTACCGCGTGGGCCCCGACGGCGCCCTGGACACCGACTACACGCTGGTCCCGTTGCCCCGCACCGGAACCGTCTACTCCGAGACGACGGTGCGAATCCCCGTGCCCGGCTCGCGCAGCCCGTACTCGCTGGTGATCGTCGACCTCGACGACGTCGGCGTGCGCGCCCTGGCGAAGGTGACCGGCGCGGACCCCGGCACCGTCGACATCGGCGACCGCGGCCGCATGGTGCTGCGCCGGGTCGCGGTGCGTTCGGGGGTGCCGGACTACGGGTACGCCTTCGAGCCGGAGGCGGCATGAGCGGTCAGGCCCGGAGGCGGCAGCGGAGCGTAACCACGGAGGGCCCCGCTCGTGCCGTCGGTGGATACAGCATGAGCGGTCAGGCCCGGAGGCGGCAGCGGAGCGTGACCACGGAGGGCCCCGCTCGTGCCGTCGGTGGATACAGCATGAGCGGTCAGGCCCGGAGGCGGCAGCGGAGCGTGACCACGGAGGGCCCCGCTCGTGCCGTCGGTGGATACAGCATGAGCGGTCAGGCCCGGAGGCGGCAGCGGAGCGTGACCACGGAGGGCCCCGCTCGTGCCGTCGGTGGATACAGCGTGAGCGGCATGGGAATCGTTGCGGGACAAAGGAGCCGACATGCGTAAGGTTGCTGTCGTCGGCGCGGGAATGACACCGTTCGCCGAACATTTCGCCCTGGGGATCAAGGATCTGCTGCCGATGGCGTTCGCCGAGTGCGCGGCCTCGGTCGACAAGGGGCTGCGCACGGCGGATCTGCAGGCCGCCTGGTTCGGTGCCATGGGCACCACCGACGGCCCGCCGTCGGGCGTGCTCGGCGATGCGCTGAACCTGCCCGATCTCCCCACGACGCATATCGAGAACTCCTGTGCCACAGGCAATGACGCGGTTCGCAACGCGCTGTTCGCCATCGCGTCCGGCGCCGTCGACGTGGCGCTGGTGATCGGCGCGGACAAACTGCGCGAGACGGCGCAGAAGGACCTGCTCGGCGAGTGGGGTTCGCTGACGCGCGACCAGGCATGGGACTATCAGCTCGGCCTGTTCGGCCCGGCCGCCTTCGCCCTGCACGTCAGCCGCTACCTGTACGAGTCGCCGGCGACCCGCGAGCACCTGGCCATGGTGGCGGTGAAGAACCACCGGCACGGTGCGCGAAATCCGAAGGCGCGCCTGCGTTTCGAGATCAGCCTGGAACAGGCGCTGCAGGCCCCGATCGTGACCGACCCGCTCGGCGTCTACGACTGCGTCCCGCAGAGCGACGGCGCCGCCGCCCTCGTGCTGGCCGCCGAGGACGTCGTGGACCGCTACACCGATCGCCCGGTATGGGTGCGCGGCGTCGGCCTGGGCCTGGACTCGGTGACCCACCAGTACCAGCGCGACATGACCTCGTTCCCGGCGACGGCCCGGGCGGCCCGCGCGGCCTACGCGATGGCGGGCCTGAGCCCCGCCGATATCGACGTCGCCGAGGTACACGACTTCTTCACCGGCATCGAGCTGATGAGCTACGAGGACCTCGGCTTCGCGGACCGCTTCGAGGCGCACAAGCTGGTGGAAGCGGGCGTCACCACCCTCGGCGGCGCCCTGCCGGTGAACCCGAGCGGCGGCCTGAAGTCGAAGGGGCATCCTCCGGGCGCGACCGGCGTGGCCCAGTGCGTGGAACTGTTCGAGCAACTGCGCGGCAGCGCGGTCAATCAGGTGGACGGCGCCCGAATCGGCCTGGCGCACAACCTCGGTGGCCCGACGGCGGTGTCGGCGGTGACGATCCTGGGGGTGTGACCCTGTCACGGTGCCGGGGGTGCGACCCTGTCACGGGGCGCGCCGGCGGCCGCGGGCAGCACCGGCCGGGCCCGCTCGAACAGGTGGTCGTAGCCGAGGACGAAGGTGTTGTCGGCGGATACCGGGGGCCGTGGGTTGCCGACCGGCATCCGCCTCGAACTATCGCAGCTGGTCCTTCATCACCTTGCCGGTGGCGTTGAGGGGGAGCTCGTCGAGGAAGCGGACCGAGCGGGGAACCTTGAAGCCGGCCATGCGTTCCCGGCTCCAGGCGATCAGCTCGTCCTCGGTGAGCGGTTCCCGGGGCACGACGTAGGCGCGGCCGACCTGGCCGAGCCGTTCGTCGGGGACGCCTATCACGGCCGCCTGCAACACCTTCGGATGCTCCAGCAGGAACCCTTCGATCTCGGCGGGATAGGCGTTGAAGCCCCCGACGATGAACATGTCCTTCTTGCGGCCGGTGATGCGCAACCGGCCGTCGGGGTCGAGGGTGCCCAAATCCCCTGTGTGCAGCCACCCTTCGGCGTCGATCGCCTCGGCGGTGGCCTTCGGATCGTCGAGGTAGCCCTGCATGACGCTGTAGCCGCGCACCAGCACCTCGCCGTCGTCGGCGATGCTCACCTCGACGCCGTCGCACGCCTGCCCGGCGGTGGTGGCGATCTGCTCGAAGGTGTCGCCGCGGCGGGACGCGGTGGCGGTGCCGGCCTCGGTGAGCCCGTAGCCGGTCAT carries:
- a CDS encoding thiolase, whose amino-acid sequence is MRKVAVVGAGMTPFAEHFALGIKDLLPMAFAECAASVDKGLRTADLQAAWFGAMGTTDGPPSGVLGDALNLPDLPTTHIENSCATGNDAVRNALFAIASGAVDVALVIGADKLRETAQKDLLGEWGSLTRDQAWDYQLGLFGPAAFALHVSRYLYESPATREHLAMVAVKNHRHGARNPKARLRFEISLEQALQAPIVTDPLGVYDCVPQSDGAAALVLAAEDVVDRYTDRPVWVRGVGLGLDSVTHQYQRDMTSFPATARAARAAYAMAGLSPADIDVAEVHDFFTGIELMSYEDLGFADRFEAHKLVEAGVTTLGGALPVNPSGGLKSKGHPPGATGVAQCVELFEQLRGSAVNQVDGARIGLAHNLGGPTAVSAVTILGV
- a CDS encoding OB-fold domain-containing protein, which encodes MPYVASMGTYLPCWGGPHSRVLGDDEDAVTLAVEAGRAALAGGSPVERVVLVSRDLPLVDGSNAAVLLAGLGLDPELEVIERLGGAPAALDALSSARPRTLVIGVDTEPAGAAAACVSERDGLQVRIASRVARSLPARTRNAVGTVHDYGDPRLLHERGLVASLSAAWLDTPVAVAGVEHKQASALCLDPPRLSTAGASSGLFGLAWMAEHDAAGLLVGVEQANLSGVTVVPGPTAVRRTEPPARSLPEGEYLPGGDLPISLAAYERAFEAKVRWEAGRHEGSAELDFPPRYRVGPDGALDTDYTLVPLPRTGTVYSETTVRIPVPGSRSPYSLVIVDLDDVGVRALAKVTGADPGTVDIGDRGRMVLRRVAVRSGVPDYGYAFEPEAA
- a CDS encoding CaiB/BaiF CoA-transferase family protein, which gives rise to MSKPLEGIRVLEVAMYGFVPSAGAVLSDWGADVVKVEHAVTGDPQRGLRRVGAFSVEGDPNPNVEHANRGKRSIGVDMSVAEGREVIYDLARRADVFLTSFLPQARTKFGIDVDDIRAVNPAIVYARGSALGPRGVEADRGGYDMTAFWCRGGVAGTVTPPGTEGMISPPGPAFGDTISGTNLAGGIAAALVKRERTGEPSIVDVSLLGSGVWSIGHSVALSAQQGMPMTAPVPGAHGAPTNPLSGLYATADDRYLSFVMLQPAKFWADVCRHIDRPELADDPRFADAAKIAENTAEAVAVLREVIKKRTLAEWTERFATLAGPWAPVQDSQQLLADAQIRANEYLLRAGELELVSSPVQFDVGAPELRPGPEFAAQTEEVLLELGLDWDRIIALKTAGAVS
- a CDS encoding aldehyde dehydrogenase family protein, yielding MSTQEQAVAVARRLLIDGQLVETGRTLASLDPSTGEVYAHAPEAGVAEVDAAVAAARRAFDTTDWPTNHEFRARCLNQLYQALRDNVEELRELTIAEVGATRMSTAGNQLETPFEIVRYYAGLIENYPWSEDLGNVEIRGQQHRRWTEKESAGVVSAIAAYNYPHQLAMAKLAPSLAAGCTVVLKGAPDTPLATLALGEIIANHTDIPAGVVNVLASSDVEVGKRMTTHPDVDVVTFTGSTPVGRQIMAAASSTLKKVFLELGGKSAQILLDDADYNMAAVFAAFSIASHAGQGCALTTRVLVPRQDHDKVAELIAGMMGNISYGDPNDPKTYMGPLISERQRDKVDGMVQRAIAAGATLVTGGEKVDPGYFYKPTLLSNVDPDSEIAQEEVFGPVLALIPYSGGDEEAVRIANNSIYGLSGAVNSADADRAKAVARRIRTGTMSINGGNYFHPDAPFGGYKQSGIGREMGRQGLEEFLENKTLAEVLS